In Bos javanicus breed banteng chromosome 2, ARS-OSU_banteng_1.0, whole genome shotgun sequence, the following proteins share a genomic window:
- the LOC133234497 gene encoding aflatoxin B1 aldehyde reductase member 2-like isoform X2, translated as MDRGAWQAAVHGVAESDTTERLTHTHDGSVVKSPPANTGDPGSVGYSLWGHKELDTTEPLTPSLSGMYNATTRQVETELLPCLRHFGLRFYAYNPLAGGLLTGRYQYEDKDGKQPLGRFFGNSWAEVYRNRP; from the exons atggacagaggagcctggcaggctgcagtgcacggggtcgcagagtcagacacgactgagcgactaacacacacacacg atggttcagtggtaaagagtccgcctgccaatacaggagacccgggttccgttggctacagtctgtggggtcacaaagagttggacacgactgagccgctaacaccttcactttca GGCATGTACAACGCCACCACCCGGCAGGTGGAGACGGAGCTCCTGCCCTGCCTCCGGCACTTCGGACTGCGGTTCTACGCCTACAACCCTCTGGCTG GAGGCCTGCTGACCGGCAGGTACCAGTATGAGGACAAGGACGGGAAACAGCCCTTGGGCCGCTTCTTCGGGAACAGCTGGGCAGAGGTCTACAGGAATCG ACCTTGA
- the LOC133256458 gene encoding aflatoxin B1 aldehyde reductase member 3: protein SARPDLVVFRCVRLRGGCVAHPLAMAQPQSYPRGVPTRPATVLGAMEMGRRMDVPSSAAAVRAFLERGHTEIDTAFVYADGQSESILGGLGLGLGGSGCKVKIATKANPLEENSLKPDSLRSQLETSLQRLRCPCVDLFYLHLPDHGTPVEETLRACHQLHQEGKFVELGLSNYAAWEVAEICTLCRSNGWILPTVYQGMYNATTRQVETELLPCLRHFGLRFYAYNPLAGGLLTGRYQYEDKDGKQPFGRFFGNSWAEVYRNRYWKEHHFKGIALVEKALQAAYGTSAPSMTSAALRWMYHHSQLQGAHGDAVILGMSSLEQLEENLAATEEGALEPAVVQAFDQAWRLVAHDCPSYFR from the exons AGCGCCCGCCCTGACCTCGTTGTTTTCAGGTGCGTTCGGCTTCGGGGCGGCTGTGTTGCCCATCCCCTCGCCATGGCCCAGCCACAGTCGTACCCACGGGGTGTCCCGACCCGGCCTGCCACTGTCTTGGGCGCCATGGAAATGGGGCGCCGCATGGACGTGCCCAGTAGCGCTGCGGCCGTGCGCGCCTTCCTGGAGCGCGGCCACACCGAGATCGACACGGCCTTCGTGTACGCCGACGGCCAGTCCGAGAGCATCCTGGGCGGCCTGGGGCTCGGGCTGGGCGGCAGCGGCTGCAAAG TAAAAATTGCTACCAAGGCCAATCCATTGGAAGAAAACTCCCTGAAGCCCGACAGCCTCCGGTCCCAGCTGGAGACGTCCCTCCAGCGGCTGCGGTGCCCCTGCGTGGACCTGTTTTACCTGCACCTGCCGGACCACGGCACCCCTGTGGAGGAGACGCTGCGCGCCTGCCACCAGCTGCACCAGGAG GGCAAGTTCGTGGAGCTCGGCCTGTCCAACTATGCCGCCTGGGAGGTGGCCGAGATCTGTACCCTGTGTAGGAGCAACGGCTGGATCCTGCCCACCGTGTACCAG GGCATGTACAACGCCACCACCCGGCAGGTGGAGACGGAGCTCCTGCCCTGCCTCCGGCACTTCGGACTGCGGTTCTACGCCTACAACCCTCTGGCTG GAGGCCTGCTGACCGGCAGGTACCAGTATGAGGACAAGGACGGGAAACAGCCCTTCGGCCGCTTCTTTGGGAACAGCTGGGCAGAGGTCTACAGGAATCG CTACTGGAAGGAGCACCACTTCAAGGGCATCGCCCTGGTGGAGAAGGCCCTTCAGGCTGCGTATGGCACCAGCGCCCCCAGCATGACCTCAGCCGCCCTCCGGTGGATGTACCACCATTCCCAGCTCCAG GGCGCCCACGGGGACGCGGTCATCCTGGGCATGTCCAGCCTGGAGCAGCTGGAAGAGAACTTGGCGGCCACTGAGGAAGGGGCCCTGGAGCCGGCCGTCGTGCAGGCCTTTGACCAGGCCTGGCGCCTGGTCGCCCACGATTGTCCCAGCTACTTCCGCTAG
- the LOC133234497 gene encoding aflatoxin B1 aldehyde reductase member 2-like isoform X1 has translation MDRGAWQAAVHGVAESDTTERLTHTHDGSVVKSPPANTGDPGSVGYSLWGHKELDTTEPLTPSLSGMYNATTRQVETELLPCLRHFGLRFYAYNPLAGGLLTGRYQYEDKDGKQPLGRFFGNSWAEVYRNRFPE, from the exons atggacagaggagcctggcaggctgcagtgcacggggtcgcagagtcagacacgactgagcgactaacacacacacacg atggttcagtggtaaagagtccgcctgccaatacaggagacccgggttccgttggctacagtctgtggggtcacaaagagttggacacgactgagccgctaacaccttcactttca GGCATGTACAACGCCACCACCCGGCAGGTGGAGACGGAGCTCCTGCCCTGCCTCCGGCACTTCGGACTGCGGTTCTACGCCTACAACCCTCTGGCTG GAGGCCTGCTGACCGGCAGGTACCAGTATGAGGACAAGGACGGGAAACAGCCCTTGGGCCGCTTCTTCGGGAACAGCTGGGCAGAGGTCTACAGGAATCG TTTCCCAGAGTGA